One Virgibacillus proomii DNA window includes the following coding sequences:
- a CDS encoding sodium-dependent transporter produces MLKKKEQWASKIGFILSSAGAAIGLGAIWKFPYMTGMNGGGAFFLLFIAFTLIIGLPILIAEFIIGRGAQAEAVSAYQKLAPPRTPWRFIGHWGVAGAFILMSFYSVVGGWVLTYSIISIPGLIIHDTANYADLFATVTGSPWITLLGHLLFILINIVVVSFGVKDGIEKSSKILMPLLFIFFIILVIRSVTFEGAMEGLRFFLQPDFSKLNAESILYALGQSFFSLAVGVSVMVTYSSYLQKDVSLPASAGYVSMMNIFVSLLAGLAIFPVVFAFGLEPTEGPGLLFIVLPEAFAQMPFGELFLSLFLLLFLFAVLTSSFSMLEIITAAFTEKKQRSRKKIAVIAGILVFITGIPAALSSSNLANVTIFGKTFFDASDFLVSNIIMPGGCLFISLFIGYTMDKKLIYKEFNYGNNLGDTMYSIWYQLIRWLAPITIIIVFLGSIGVI; encoded by the coding sequence ATGCTCAAAAAGAAAGAACAGTGGGCTTCTAAAATTGGCTTTATTCTCTCCTCAGCGGGGGCAGCTATCGGGTTAGGAGCTATTTGGAAGTTTCCCTATATGACTGGGATGAATGGTGGAGGTGCATTTTTCTTATTGTTTATCGCCTTTACACTGATTATCGGACTTCCGATCTTAATTGCTGAATTTATTATTGGTAGAGGTGCACAAGCAGAAGCAGTTTCTGCTTATCAAAAGTTAGCACCGCCACGAACCCCTTGGAGATTTATTGGTCATTGGGGAGTAGCAGGGGCATTTATCTTAATGTCTTTCTATAGCGTGGTAGGTGGCTGGGTTCTCACTTATAGCATTATATCGATTCCAGGATTAATAATACACGATACAGCAAACTATGCTGATTTATTTGCTACAGTTACCGGAAGTCCTTGGATAACTTTATTAGGTCATTTGTTATTTATCCTGATCAATATCGTTGTTGTCTCGTTTGGGGTTAAAGATGGAATTGAAAAATCAAGTAAAATTTTAATGCCATTATTATTTATATTTTTCATTATTCTAGTTATTCGGTCTGTCACCTTTGAAGGAGCGATGGAAGGTCTCCGTTTTTTCCTTCAACCTGACTTTTCCAAATTAAATGCAGAAAGTATCTTATATGCCCTCGGTCAATCATTTTTCTCACTTGCTGTAGGAGTTTCTGTTATGGTTACTTATAGCTCTTATTTACAGAAGGATGTAAGCTTACCTGCGTCAGCGGGCTATGTATCGATGATGAATATTTTTGTTTCTCTATTGGCTGGTCTCGCTATTTTTCCAGTCGTTTTCGCGTTTGGGCTAGAGCCAACAGAAGGTCCAGGTCTTTTATTTATTGTTTTACCAGAAGCATTTGCGCAAATGCCGTTTGGAGAATTATTTTTAAGTCTATTCCTATTATTATTTTTATTTGCAGTTTTAACTTCATCCTTTAGCATGCTGGAGATTATTACTGCTGCCTTTACAGAAAAAAAACAACGTTCCCGTAAAAAAATAGCTGTTATAGCAGGAATCCTTGTATTTATCACAGGAATACCAGCCGCTTTATCATCTAGCAATTTAGCGAATGTCACCATTTTTGGAAAAACATTTTTCGATGCTTCCGATTTTCTTGTTAGCAATATTATTATGCCTGGCGGCTGTTTATTTATTTCTTTATTTATTGGCTATACCATGGATAAAAAACTCATTTATAAAGAATTCAACTATGGAAATAATTTAGGAGATACGATGTATAGTATCTGGTATCAATTAATACGATGGCTTGCTCCGATTACAATTATTATCGTATTTTTAGGTTCGATTGGCGTCATTTAG
- a CDS encoding Na+/H+ antiporter NhaC family protein, with protein MENTFWSLIPPILAIVMVLLTKRVLLSLGVGIITAALFIASFHIGESLLFVWEAFKGVFVEEGQPNTWNIFILLFVLMLGILTTLVTMMGGTRSFADWMIRRVKTRAAAQLMTMLLGIIVFVDDYFNSLTVGQIAKPVTDKMRISRAKLAYIVDSTSAPVCVTAPVSSWGAYIIGIIGTVLSTHSLTDISAFHAFIKMIPMNYYVWAALGVVVVIALKQVDFGPMKAHEHRAIQTGEVLNPDRKSKLDPARSLPVSELSRIKDLLIPIISLFIGTIAAIFIHGLFSIETGTRTLINIFGSADVSISLLIGGSIGLITTFILFIRHMIKGVFSFHHLLKGVFAGGKSMMPGFNILIFAWTIATLIQQLGTGSYLAEIVEAANLNLYFLPFILFIIAGFIAFSTGTSWGAFGILLPIAGEIAAATDVTLILPMLAAVLAGAVFGDHCSPISDTTILSATGSGCDHIDHVITQIPYAFLAAAMAGLGYIIFGLTNSVSLGLAVVIASIIGLFFGLRKRKVDIDKETKLFL; from the coding sequence ATGGAAAACACGTTTTGGTCATTAATTCCACCAATTTTAGCGATTGTCATGGTTTTATTAACGAAAAGGGTGTTATTATCGCTGGGAGTGGGAATCATTACCGCAGCATTGTTTATTGCCAGTTTTCATATTGGAGAATCTCTTTTATTCGTTTGGGAAGCGTTTAAAGGCGTATTTGTAGAAGAAGGTCAACCAAACACATGGAATATTTTTATTTTACTGTTTGTATTAATGCTTGGAATATTGACAACGCTTGTAACGATGATGGGAGGGACGAGATCGTTTGCTGATTGGATGATTCGGAGGGTGAAAACAAGAGCGGCTGCTCAACTAATGACAATGTTACTAGGAATTATTGTATTCGTAGATGATTATTTTAATAGTCTTACAGTTGGGCAAATAGCAAAGCCGGTTACAGATAAAATGCGAATCTCTCGTGCGAAATTAGCATATATTGTTGACTCTACGTCTGCACCAGTTTGTGTTACTGCGCCGGTATCCAGCTGGGGAGCCTATATTATAGGAATTATTGGGACGGTATTATCAACTCACAGCCTTACAGATATAAGTGCATTCCATGCATTTATAAAAATGATCCCGATGAATTACTATGTTTGGGCAGCTTTAGGAGTTGTTGTTGTCATTGCTTTAAAGCAAGTTGATTTTGGTCCAATGAAAGCTCATGAGCATCGAGCTATTCAAACAGGTGAGGTATTGAACCCTGATCGCAAAAGCAAACTAGATCCTGCACGTAGTCTACCAGTTAGTGAGCTTAGCAGAATAAAAGACTTGCTCATTCCAATTATTAGCTTATTTATTGGCACAATAGCTGCAATTTTCATCCATGGTTTATTCAGCATCGAAACGGGAACAAGAACGTTAATTAATATTTTTGGAAGTGCAGATGTATCCATTTCTTTACTTATTGGTGGTAGCATTGGATTAATCACTACATTTATTTTATTTATAAGGCATATGATAAAAGGTGTTTTTTCTTTTCACCATTTACTAAAAGGTGTATTTGCAGGCGGAAAGTCAATGATGCCTGGATTTAACATCTTAATTTTCGCTTGGACAATTGCTACGTTAATACAACAGCTTGGCACCGGGAGTTATTTAGCAGAAATTGTTGAAGCTGCAAATCTTAATCTGTATTTTCTTCCATTTATCCTATTTATCATTGCTGGTTTTATTGCCTTTTCCACCGGTACTTCTTGGGGAGCTTTTGGTATTTTGCTGCCGATTGCAGGAGAGATTGCTGCAGCCACCGATGTGACATTAATTTTACCAATGTTAGCTGCGGTACTAGCGGGAGCTGTCTTTGGCGACCATTGTTCACCAATATCCGATACAACGATTCTTTCAGCTACAGGATCTGGTTGCGATCACATTGACCATGTTATAACACAAATACCCTATGCGTTTTTGGCAGCGGCTATGGCTGGTTTAGGATATATTATATTTGGTCTGACAAATAGTGTATCACTTGGTTTAGCAGTTGTGATTGCTAGCATTATTGGGTTGTTTTTTGGCTTGAGAAAAAGAAAGGTAGATATAGATAAAGAAACAAAATTATTTTTATAA